One genomic segment of Clostridium estertheticum subsp. estertheticum includes these proteins:
- the gdhA gene encoding NADP-specific glutamate dehydrogenase: MSLLSSLTQQVIKKNPNEPEFQQAVKEILESLEPVAAAHPEWMEAGIFDRIVEPERQIIFRVSWIDDKGAVNVNRGFRVQFNSAIGPYKGGLRLHPSVNLSIIKFLGFEQTFKNSLTGLPIGGGKGGSDFDPKGKSDREIMRFCQSFMTELSKHIGADTDVPAGDIGVGGREIGFMYGQYKRLRNEFTGVLTGKGLSYGGSLARTEATGYGMCYFVEEMLKATKNSFKNKTVVISGSGNVAIYGAEKAIQLGANVVALSDSNGYIYDPTGIKLDTVKKIKEVNRERISEYVKYHPTAEYHEGCSGIWKIKCDIALPCATQNEINESSAKTLVANGCIAVGEGANMPSTSEAISVFLKSKILFGPAKAVNAGGVATSALEMSQNSIRYSWTFEEVDNKLKAIMSDIYIKASSAAKEYGFEGNLLAGANIAGFIKVADAMYSEGIAY, from the coding sequence ATGAGTTTATTATCAAGTTTAACTCAACAAGTTATTAAGAAAAACCCAAACGAACCAGAATTTCAACAGGCTGTAAAAGAAATACTAGAATCACTAGAGCCAGTTGCTGCAGCTCACCCTGAATGGATGGAAGCTGGTATATTTGATAGAATTGTAGAGCCTGAAAGACAAATTATATTTAGAGTTTCCTGGATAGATGATAAGGGAGCAGTAAATGTAAACAGAGGTTTTCGTGTCCAATTCAATAGTGCTATTGGACCTTACAAAGGTGGTTTAAGGCTTCACCCTTCAGTTAACCTTAGCATTATTAAGTTTCTTGGATTTGAACAAACTTTTAAAAACTCCTTAACTGGTCTACCAATTGGTGGTGGCAAGGGTGGAAGTGATTTTGATCCTAAGGGAAAATCTGATAGAGAAATAATGAGATTTTGTCAGAGTTTTATGACTGAGCTTTCAAAACATATTGGAGCTGATACAGACGTTCCTGCTGGTGATATTGGTGTTGGCGGCAGAGAAATTGGTTTTATGTATGGTCAATATAAAAGGCTTAGAAATGAATTTACAGGTGTATTAACTGGTAAGGGACTATCTTATGGTGGAAGTCTTGCTCGTACAGAAGCCACCGGATATGGCATGTGTTACTTTGTTGAAGAAATGCTTAAAGCTACAAAAAATTCCTTTAAAAATAAAACAGTTGTAATTTCTGGTTCAGGTAATGTTGCAATATACGGAGCTGAAAAAGCTATACAGCTAGGAGCAAATGTAGTTGCATTAAGTGATTCAAATGGATACATATATGATCCTACTGGAATTAAACTAGATACAGTTAAAAAAATTAAAGAAGTTAATAGAGAAAGAATAAGTGAATATGTTAAATACCATCCTACTGCAGAATATCATGAAGGTTGCTCAGGAATTTGGAAAATAAAGTGTGATATCGCACTTCCTTGTGCTACTCAGAATGAAATAAATGAATCATCTGCAAAAACTCTTGTAGCGAATGGATGTATAGCAGTTGGAGAAGGAGCAAATATGCCTTCCACTTCAGAAGCAATTAGTGTATTCTTAAAAAGCAAGATCCTTTTCGGACCTGCTAAAGCAGTTAATGCAGGCGGTGTTGCTACCTCAGCACTTGAGATGTCACAAAACAGCATAAGATACTCATGGACATTTGAAGAAGTTGATAATAAATTAAAGGCTATAATGTCAGATATTTATATTAAAGCAAGTAGTGCTGCAAAAGAATATGGATTTGAAGGTAATTTACTTGCCGGTGCTAATATAGCAGGATTCATTAAAGTAGCTGATGCTATGTATTCTGAGGGAATAGCATATTAA
- a CDS encoding ammonium transporter gives MNAINTTDTSFMIFATVLVMLMTPGLALFYGGMVRRKNVLSTTVHSYTAMVIVSLQWVLIGYTLCFGKDFAGFVGNFQFLGLHGVGFLPNADYATTIPQSVFMLFQLMFAIITPALISGAIAGRMKFLAFAVFILVWTTLVYDPIAHWVWGAGGWLRNLGALDFAGGNVVHISSGISALVVALVIGKRKKFKSITPHNLPMTLLGAGILWFGWFGFNAGSALAVNGVALNAFITTNTSAAASALAWCTCELIIRKKVTSLGLASGIVVGLVAITPGAGFVSPMSSILIGGIGGIICYFSVTVVKQKFGYDDALDAFGCHGIGGIWGGIATGIFASKAINSAGANGLIHGNIKLLGIQIIAIVATIAYSAIMTFIILKVLGVFMSLRVTADEENDGLDISQHGEEAYGGIDI, from the coding sequence ATGAACGCAATAAATACGACAGATACGTCATTTATGATTTTTGCAACGGTATTAGTAATGTTAATGACACCGGGCCTTGCTTTATTTTATGGTGGAATGGTGAGAAGGAAAAATGTACTTAGTACTACAGTACACAGTTATACAGCAATGGTAATTGTATCACTTCAATGGGTTTTAATTGGTTATACTTTATGTTTCGGAAAAGATTTTGCTGGTTTTGTTGGTAATTTTCAGTTTCTTGGATTGCATGGTGTAGGCTTTCTTCCAAATGCAGACTATGCAACTACGATACCACAATCAGTATTTATGTTATTTCAGTTAATGTTTGCAATAATTACACCGGCTTTAATTTCAGGAGCAATTGCTGGAAGAATGAAATTTCTTGCATTTGCAGTATTCATCTTAGTATGGACAACATTAGTTTATGATCCAATTGCACACTGGGTATGGGGTGCAGGTGGATGGCTTAGAAATTTAGGAGCGCTAGATTTTGCAGGTGGAAATGTAGTTCATATAAGTTCAGGTATATCTGCACTTGTTGTAGCACTTGTAATAGGAAAGAGAAAAAAATTTAAATCAATTACTCCACACAATCTTCCTATGACACTTCTTGGAGCAGGGATTTTGTGGTTTGGATGGTTTGGATTTAATGCAGGAAGCGCACTCGCAGTAAATGGTGTAGCACTTAATGCATTTATTACAACTAATACATCTGCTGCGGCGTCTGCATTAGCTTGGTGTACATGTGAGTTAATTATTAGAAAGAAAGTTACATCGCTTGGACTCGCAAGCGGTATAGTTGTAGGACTTGTAGCAATAACACCTGGTGCAGGTTTTGTAAGTCCGATGTCTTCCATATTGATAGGTGGAATAGGCGGCATAATATGTTACTTTAGCGTAACTGTAGTTAAACAAAAATTTGGATATGATGATGCATTAGATGCTTTTGGTTGTCATGGAATTGGAGGAATTTGGGGAGGAATAGCTACTGGTATTTTTGCTTCAAAGGCTATAAATTCTGCCGGTGCAAATGGGTTGATTCATGGTAATATTAAATTGCTTGGAATTCAAATAATAGCAATTGTAGCAACGATTGCATACTCAGCAATAATGACATTTATAATATTGAAGGTATTAGGTGTATTTATGAGCTTAAGAGTAACAGCAGATGAAGAAAATGATGGATTAGATATTTCTCAACATGGTGAGGAAGCTTATGGTGGGATAGATATTTAA
- a CDS encoding P-II family nitrogen regulator, whose translation MEEKFSKIDIITSSSKFEELKEALNAIGISGMTVSNVLGCGIQKGHKEFYRGLALDINLLPKLKVEIIVCDIPVDLVVETAQKVLHTGKMGDGKIFVYDVKNIIRISNGAEGRDALRYNK comes from the coding sequence ATGGAAGAAAAATTTTCAAAAATAGATATTATTACATCTTCAAGCAAATTTGAGGAATTGAAGGAAGCATTAAACGCAATTGGCATAAGCGGTATGACTGTGTCAAATGTTCTAGGATGTGGAATCCAAAAGGGTCACAAAGAATTTTATCGAGGACTTGCTTTAGATATTAATCTTTTACCAAAATTGAAAGTAGAAATAATAGTGTGTGATATTCCTGTGGACTTGGTTGTGGAAACAGCACAAAAAGTACTGCACACAGGGAAAATGGGTGATGGAAAAATATTTGTTTATGATGTGAAAAACATTATAAGAATCAGTAATGGTGCTGAAGGACGAGATGCCCTTCGGTATAATAAATAA